One Carya illinoinensis cultivar Pawnee chromosome 5, C.illinoinensisPawnee_v1, whole genome shotgun sequence genomic window, TTCCATAACTTTAAAAGCAGCTACCAGCCTACCACGCCTTCAGCGAAGCAGGCTTAAGAGGTCCTTTCAAATAGCAAACGTCTCAGTACAAACTGATGATTGATATTTTACAACAGGAATTTCTAATCAGAAAGAATTCAGTCCAGTTGCTATATTTTAATCCAAATTCAGCACCaataaaattggtttttgacgGCAAATCTGCTATTTTTCTCCCAATTACTTTCCTTGTAATCCAGTGTCCACTTCTCAAATGTACAGTCGACGAAGTCATAGTACCCGCCATGAACTGAGAGCTCTCCTTTAGCTACTCTTTCTTCTATCCATGGGTAAGTGAGCAAGTTTATCAAGGAGTGGTTGATTGATTCCTGTAGTAGAGTTATAAAAACGTGTTAAGAGCCTTTGGGACACAAGAAGCGAGAACTTCTCATAAATCTGAAATATTGTCTTCTATTTTCAGAGCACCTTCCATTAATAATTGCCTTTACTTTTGTATTTGCACAAAGCTTGTGCACTAACACCTCACACTTAAAGACCCAACTATTATAAGAGGGTCAAGATATTTCAAATAGTATTCTACTGCGTTTCTAAAACCTCCACTCACAAGATTCACCCATTGAAACTCATTCACCAGCACATCCACAACACTATAATCCATACCCTGTCCCTGTGCCCTCTTTTCCTGACCGCATTGTGACTTGATGTTGTAGAGCGAATGATTGTCTTTGTGCCAAAAGGTGCCCTTTCTAACCTAGTAATCATTTCTCAATTCCTATATTAGAGAACACATTTACATTGTTGCAGAAATAAGGATGTGAATACTTGTTTATATCATACAGTAATACCACGGgatttaatttctaaaattaagGATGCAAGAAGAAATTACCTTCTCACAGTGTCTGCATTGTTGATCAAAGCCTAGGTTCGAAGCTGCAGACTTTGTGATTAACTTCGCATTCTTTCCAACAACAACCCAACTTCTAATGAAGCTACTGTATAGAAACGTTTAgccaagtgaaaaaaaaatatccaccGCTATCTAAGACAAGTACTAATATGTTCTCTTAGACATGTACCTTATGAAATATGCAAAGACTAGTAAGAAAAAGGGTAGAGTTGTCTTAATTACCTTGAATCTACTTCATCTTCCATACTCATAAGGGCACGAATGCCTCCACAGCAACTGTGGCCAATGACTAGTATGTTCTCCACCTGCAATGGGAATTATCACTCATCATTTTTGGAGCCCCATACCAAGAGAGTGCATTGGTAGTAAATGGGATTCTGGATTGTTTGGAAGTGAGAAGGTTTTGCTCTTTATTATGAAATGAAGGGGCACCAATTGTTCCATTGACCAGTCTTTTTAGAGTATGGACCATATGTGGTGGCTTGAGCTTATATCATCTcatagaaaggaaaaaaaaaactccagaTTAAAGATGCAAGATTCAGAGTGAATTACCCAAtgaatcattttcattttctaagcAATTCCCACATAGAAAACTGGCTTAAGGTTATGGTTCATGATAtgatacattttgacacttgaATTCATAGTCCCGAATGATTTCTAACAACTTTGCAATGAAAAAATATACTTCTTTTCTGCataacttatttttttcttttagacaCAATTTCATTCTCCAACTGAAATATATCCGTAAAAAGTTTTCGTAAAAATTACAGACAGAACTTTACCTAGCATTAATTGACTCTGCAACTAAGTTTTTTGTCAGAGCATTTTATTGATCAATCCCGACTACAGATAATTTTGAGTGCCAAGTGAACTGTTATGCTGCCTTCGTCACCCTCACCATCAATAAAATGTCTTTCAGAGGCTTCTACGATACATGATTCATGGAAAGAAAGAATCCTACGCACTAGAAATCTAGGTATGAAATACTCACTTTAAGAGAATTTACAGCAAATTCTAATGCGGCATTTGTTTCTGAGGGTCCACTCTGCACatacaaagaaggaaaaaggaagagggATTATGCTTTGTGGCCTCAATGCTCACCTGTTGGCAAATAGAATTTCAAAATAAACCAAATGCAATGAAATATGCACCTCAAATGGAGGCACCAGATTTGCTACATTTCTAATCATGAATGCTTCCCCTGGTTGGAACCCCAGGATGTTTGAGGGGCAAACCCTAGAGTCTGCACAAGCAATAATCATGAACTGTTCTGCAACTTGTTAGTTTTAACAGGCTACCCATCCTGACACttcaagaaatataaaaagagaaaaaccaaAATCCGTCCAATATGTTCCCGACATTTTGTATGgcacatgttaaaaataaataattaacaatgaggactaaaacagaaaaaattatCACCTTCGGTGCTTGAACCTGGGCAAGATTTTGAAAATGCTCCAAGTTTTCCCTGCGCAGTTAATGTAAGTGACTTTAGAAGAAACTAATTGGTTTAAAGCCGACAACCTTAGGCCAGAGTTATTTGCGGCTTACTCAAATTTACGCCTTTTGAATCTCAGAAACCGATGTTTCAGATCTTCAAATAAATCACATCCATTTTCACTTTCAGCCAAGCTTTCCACCCTTCTATTGTCAAGTTTCAGAGTCGATCCTGGAGGCACCTTTGAAGCCTTACATTCGGTACGTGGACTAGTCCTGCAAGCGTCATAAATATACAATTAAAGCGgttgatttttataaattcatGTTGAGACATATGTTTGTGTCAGAGGATAGGGATGGCACTCGAACCAAAAGAAATATCATTTGtacaaaccaaaaataaaatcaccatTATATAGGGTGAATTTTCAGGCCCAGTTTCTAATTTTCAGTTCAGAGTCATTAACGAGAAGGAATTCccaaactttttatttattgtttatattaAGAGATCGATATACGAGATTGAAACTGGAAGACATGTTGACCAATTAAAACCAACTTACTTGAAAGAAGTAAATACTCTCACATGGGTCTGCTCAGTTTCTCCTGATTTCAACTTAGGACCAAAGATCTGTTGTCAACGGCAAGAGATTAACGAAACCAAACAGAACGAGTAAcctccgagagagagagagagcatgccGGGACTTACTGTCAATCTCTTTGATGAAGTTCTGCGAGCATCAAAGGAAGAATTGAAGAGCTGCGAAAAGGAGGTTGGTGAAGGAGTAGCCATTGGAGAGGTCTAAGGTGAAATGGACTCTGCGGGTGTTGGAATGAACGTGGCAGCGAGTGGATCTGGAAGAAGCATTggtattaaaaactaaaaacaaggAAAATGCAGATGAGTAGGTTGGTTGGATCAAGAAACAGTTGTCTGTGTCTCCAAGAAAGGCGGAGAAACCGAAGTTCGAAAAAATGGCCAAGTGTTTGTTCCATTCCACTTTACGGGCAATAAAGCTCCAGTGCTCCACCACGTTGTGGGACTTTCCACCTTTAAAGAAGTCGTGTGAAACCCTACAGTTGTCtgccctctttttttttttttcttttcctgcgACTCTTTAACCGTTTTTTAAACTTGTTCTTGTACACCTTGGTATGCAGTTCAtgggttatttatttatttccataaAACCATGTCacaaatttgatttgtcaattcAGTTTCCGAATTTGTCAAAGCTATttgatcttttaaaaataacGAGTTTGTTATTAAGTtacttatatactatatgtAAGGGAGTTTTCCTCCGAGCCAAAGGCCCAGAGCCTAAGCCCAATACCATAAGGGTCTCGAGCTGGCCAAATGACCCATCGGTCCAATCAAAGGGACTTAGGCCCTAGAACAGAAGTCAGTTTGTGATCTTGAAAGCGCAGAAAACCCACCATAATACAAAGAAGGGATGGACATGCCACATTGACAAAGTTTAACCCCATGTAGCCTTGAGTAGATAGGTGGGCTCAAATAGTGTGAAGCCCTTGATCTTCTGAAGAATAGGGGAGGAAGAGCCTAATGACGTGTATCCCCTAGCAGAATTGGGCAGAGAGCCAGGCTGTATTAAATGCACCACTTGAGAGACCATGCTACACTAAAGGAGCATGACTAAAGGAACTACAGAGGGGACACATCCCCTGACACAGGGAATTGGCAATTGACTCCTAGAAATTAGGTATATAAAGCGATTCCTAGGTATTATGAACACTCTCTGAACTCTCCATATTTGCACTAAACTCTAAGATGATATTAACTTTGGCATTGAAGACTCCTCGACCACCATCATGGCCCCTGTCTCGCATTGTTTTCTTTGAATATACAGGCCCAATATCGAAAATCTAAGTTGTTGAGAGCCCGATCCAAAGGCATGCAAAATACTACGTTAACACTATACATTTGCCACTATTCACCCCACACctgatgtgaatttttttttcttcttacctGCGTTTTAAGGAGAATAGGCCATTTTGAAATCATATTCATCCAATCCCGTGTTAATCCCTCATCTGCCTAGTACCCATGTGCTCCTCCCTCTGCCCAATGCCGCCCTGCAATGCGCCTCCCTCTGCCCAATGCCGCCCTGCAATGCGCCTCCCTCTACCCAACACAACCTCGCGACGGCTGGCAACAGCTAGAGTTGGACAACATACAACAGGCATTTGAGCCAGCATAAAAGAGAATAACAAGAATTTACAAAATCCTTGATGTGTTAGTTGAAATGCGAGTTCAAGTTTGAGCACTAGCTGCATCTCCTTACTGACCGACAAAGACCCAACACAAAACCAACATCCTCAGCCACATAACAGCCTCTATAACTTCAATCTCTCTGTTTGTCCCTCTCCTTACCATTATCTCTACAGTTCTACTGTTGTTCTTCAAGAGAGAGCCAAGAGTCCCGATTCATAGGCATGCAGAGGCCACAAAACCAACAATCATGATCTGCCAAACCAACCACCATTCATGGCTACACTTAGTCCGATGACCTCCTTGGATTTCAAAAGCTACTCCAAGACAACCCATCTCTCATCAACGACAGAAACCCAGTCGTAagatctcattctctctctttataTGAGCTGGTTTTTTCATTTGGCCTAGAAACACAATTCTTTTGTGTACTTTCATTTTGAtgccaccccccccccccctttttttcaaaaatattgtgaattgtgtccaaaaaatcacaaatttcttGATGCAGGTTCTCTTCCGCATATATTTGGACATACACCGTGGGGGCTAAgaggagatgaaggattttgggAGAAATTTAAATCGCAGAAAAGCATGGGTAAAGGGAGGGGGAGCTGCAAAGAAGAGGGAAAATTGCTCGCGGGAGGGATTGGAATGTGGGGTTTTTTTTTGAAGGGGAGGAGAGAATCGTGAGACTGAAATTGGTGAATTTAGCACAGGACCAATTCACTTGTTAATGAACCTGATTTGTCACGTAGGGTGtgggatgtgatgacccgcttttaagtgtattttcgcttaaatggttgtttttattttaattaatatattagttatttattttaatttatttgcgttttaaatttagtttttaatttatttgatgttgtgttttatttcttttagttgttttgtggttttaatctctttttggcggtttagttttgttttccggatgaggattagatctcctcttttccctacatctcttttcttttttttttcttcttctttcctttctttttctttttcctctttctttttccttcttcttttctttttcctttctttttcttttttcttctttttcttttttctctcttctctctccccgatcggtccccccccgagctctctctctctcctccctctccctcacgccgaacaccttctctctaccggcccaccgccgtccggccaccactcggctccccaccggtcccattttcttcctctccctccggcgcaccacccctccaaagcccacccccaaccggccggccgtttggccggaaaagctccaagaagggcgcacggattttgctccgatccgccgccgtcgctccacctccggccaccacttcatcaccgactcattgccgtcctaacccacccatttccggcctccaacgaccaccggaacagctcctacgagcttagtttccgatttgggtttttCGGCCATTTttcggcgattccgccgccacccacggccgttcatcacttccaatagcttcacaaccatccctagaccataccctatcaatttcgtgtcctagtttgtccccgttcaaaagtgggtttttcaaacccacggccgcagtgaattttcactgtgacgttgcttttccgccgccgtttgcaacgccgcttgttttctaaaattaccgtatagcactgtaagtattttccaaaccctatttcagatttaaatatatatcgctcattcaatttatttatggttgttggttgttgattccggactgagtccgaggagtttcgggggtcagatggatggaggacggagttgtctgtttaattgatttatgttgtttgatcattttattatgcattgttatggcatttcatggtgcatgcacgtgtgtttgtggaattgtgtgaaaagcctgtgtattggcgtgagtggttttacgggtgcgtgtgtatcacgcgcccaagccgggatgggttattatctcggtggaactcctctggtcactcgggagcgggataaactgagtgatgtcccctgagttgtcgctagacgacgggagcgggactaggggttgcttggctacgaacgcgccgggcgcagaaccgggcatcgccctacgcaccgactccgtggcccttcgctggtgagggctagaggatgcttggctacgcacgcgcggggtgcggaactggacatcgcttgttaggtgtcacacgcgctgtggtactctgcggtgtggcactggagccagggtgtgcggatgacccctaggggaggtcatggtgcacgcggttaaaattggataatggtttgagaggccaaatgggacttttggcgtggtattgggccaaatggacttttggcgagatattgggccaaatgtgacttttggcgtgttagttagaaaggttgtgtgtttttgggccaaatgggtttttggcgtgtgtggaaaacgggTGTTTTAtaggctttgtgcattgggcatgtttcatgcatcttggttgagttttatgtgtttttatctggtagtgtttgagttttacttacctgcggtaccatttttggttccgtagcttttggtgcagagttagaggacgaagaggaggaggctgagcccgaggatgcggctccaccgggctgctgatgctatgttttatatttgtttaaaactgtatttgtgttttgtaatattttatctatgtacgttttaaacagcttgtattacgttaagaaaaattctggtacttagttatgacttttgttatccgctgcgtgttctttcgtccacatttgttgcctttgcacacacttggcacccgtcgataggatggtgacccgggttgtcaccattcggacgtctcgatttccccttgtttgggcgtggggatttgggggcgtcacaggtggtatcagagcggtttggctctgggtaaaaccacgtgtcccgtaggtagtaccagaatgtttttaaagttgtgttttgaaaattatgttaagtatagttgttttatttgttttatttgtttgggcttgtttgcttgtttttattttatttagttatgttttggcatgctggtttcttttgtttcttactgtgtagtgctgtttttgtttttgttggttttatgatggttttatttgttttcttaaaggagggtcaagagtggtgttgtgacaggaatatggggagaccagggagaccaaggaaaaatactcaggagccacgggacaatacctccaaggatgactccatagccgaagcaattcggcagatgacggagtttatgcaacagagtgcgaggtctcaacaggcagggccttggccaccacaaggaccttggccaccgcaaggaggtccttggcaccatcaggagggccttatccaccgtcaggagagccttgtccgcaacaaggagggtattggccacaaccaggaggtccctggccatatcagggagggccttggatgtatccaggagggtccagtagcatggtgcaagccggatgcacctatgagcgcttcttggcgcataggactccacacttcactgaaaatgaggatccacttcaggctggaaaatggatcaaagatctggagaagacttttgaggtgtgtgggtgcactgaggcacagcaagtactttacgccagctatctcttgcaaggtactgcttctgattggtgggataccaagagggtgctgttggaatctgaactgggatctttcgctgcggtgacctggcagcgtttcaagaaggagttcaatgaccgcttctttcccgcatcggtaaggaagcaaaaggcaagagagttctccaatctggtccaagggggcgcgacagtggagctgtacgcccggaggttcatagaacttgagcggttgctcctcaccttgtcgccactgaggagatgcgtcATGACATaggccgtatggtggtcagccatcggatatccacttttcaggagttagtggatgtggccacccttatagagcgggaaaataatctgagtatgggctcccctccagggcaaaagaggcggagtttttctggtgaaggaagcagctcgggttcgccttaGAAGTtcgttcagcggaccgggactcgacctcaagcatcctcaagtgtccgcatgggaggacgtgtgcctgtttgtggagcttgtaatagagctcatgagggcgagtgtcggacgagtagcggaccccagtgttatcggtgcggccaagtgggacatatcgctcgggattgccccgtcagagttcaa contains:
- the LOC122308840 gene encoding beta carbonic anhydrase 5, chloroplastic-like isoform X1; protein product: MATPSPTSFSQLFNSSFDARRTSSKRLTIFGPKLKSGETEQTHVRVFTSFKTSPRTECKASKVPPGSTLKLDNRRVESLAESENGCDLFEDLKHRFLRFKRRKFEENLEHFQNLAQVQAPKFMIIACADSRVCPSNILGFQPGEAFMIRNVANLVPPFESGPSETNAALEFAVNSLKVENILVIGHSCCGGIRALMSMEDEVDSSSFIRSWVVVGKNAKLITKSAASNLGFDQQCRHCEKESINHSLINLLTYPWIEERVAKGELSVHGGYYDFVDCTFEKWTLDYKESNWEKNSRFAVKNQFYWC
- the LOC122308840 gene encoding beta carbonic anhydrase 5, chloroplastic-like isoform X2; translation: MATPSPTSFSQLFNSSFDARRTSSKRLTIFGPKLKSGETEQTHVRVFTSFKTSPRTECKASKVPPGSTLKLDNRRVESLAESENGCDLFEDLKHRFLRFKRRKFEENLEHFQNLAQVQAPKFMIIACADSRVCPSNILGFQPGEAFMIRNVANLVPPFESGPSETNAALEFAVNSLKVENILVIGHSCCGGIRALMSMEDEVDSSFIRSWVVVGKNAKLITKSAASNLGFDQQCRHCEKESINHSLINLLTYPWIEERVAKGELSVHGGYYDFVDCTFEKWTLDYKESNWEKNSRFAVKNQFYWC